One Halobaculum roseum DNA segment encodes these proteins:
- a CDS encoding glycosyltransferase family 4 protein encodes MSNVLIFTPRYTPQSGGSSVYFSNLVNDLSGNHTFYVITFINKYEKIIATSDDVTVYRIIPRYKSLPGILRLFIESILSFLCFLWLSKETQVAHVHASSYATPGITLAAILTRTPILYDCRDEMFSPRLVKLGRTPYWFSCAENVDNILVENGVPKDRIVRIPVVNPPYVKEEYSGIAQPDDEIFNVIFIGRLIKEKGAHLLIEAFEDFVECHPDSCLTLIGDDPIGDISSLIKESSLDEELVCTGEIEHREVIRELDKSNILVLPSNDEALPRVIIESFSVGVPVIATEVGSIPDLVDDGENGILIGQTKDEIKDALKDVYASPELLYEMSQTAKASSEEWSWQTVNKRLDNIYETVAEN; translated from the coding sequence ATGAGTAATGTACTAATCTTCACCCCTCGGTATACACCACAAAGTGGTGGGAGTTCAGTATACTTTTCCAATTTGGTAAATGACTTATCCGGGAACCACACATTTTATGTTATTACCTTCATAAATAAATATGAAAAAATAATAGCCACTTCTGATGATGTAACTGTCTACAGGATAATTCCTCGGTATAAATCTCTCCCAGGAATACTAAGGCTCTTCATAGAATCAATTCTTTCTTTCCTCTGTTTCTTATGGTTGTCTAAAGAAACCCAAGTGGCGCATGTGCATGCTTCGTCATACGCAACACCCGGAATCACATTAGCCGCAATCTTAACTCGTACTCCAATATTGTATGACTGCCGTGACGAGATGTTTTCTCCACGATTGGTGAAGCTAGGTCGAACTCCCTACTGGTTCAGCTGTGCGGAAAACGTAGACAACATCTTGGTAGAAAATGGTGTTCCAAAAGATCGAATCGTCCGAATACCGGTGGTGAACCCCCCCTATGTCAAAGAGGAATACTCCGGAATAGCTCAGCCAGACGATGAAATATTTAACGTAATATTCATTGGCCGTCTTATCAAAGAGAAAGGAGCTCACTTATTAATCGAGGCTTTCGAAGATTTTGTCGAGTGTCATCCGGATTCATGTTTAACGTTAATCGGTGATGACCCTATCGGGGATATATCTTCATTAATCAAGGAATCTTCCCTTGACGAAGAATTGGTTTGCACTGGTGAGATCGAGCATCGAGAGGTCATCCGTGAGTTAGATAAATCAAATATTCTCGTATTACCGTCAAACGACGAAGCGCTTCCAAGGGTAATAATCGAGTCATTTAGCGTTGGAGTCCCGGTCATAGCGACTGAAGTAGGGTCAATCCCGGACCTTGTTGACGATGGTGAGAATGGGATTCTAATTGGTCAAACAAAAGACGAAATAAAAGACGCCCTCAAAGATGTGTATGCATCTCCAGAATTGCTGTACGAGATGTCACAGACAGCGAAAGCAAGTAGTGAGGAGTGGAGTTGGCAGACAGTTAACAAGCGTTTAGACAATATATACGAGACAGTAGCTGAGAACTAA
- a CDS encoding flippase, giving the protein MNEKSEDGIINSSLGSITQGASIHFIGKVISNILGFILNALLTRGLGATQYGLYAYGNTIITISAALARMGSGKAVLRFLPAYDDRPQRQNKVIGLAYLTSFLSGIFLGVILYVTAPLISTHTLRNPLLVDVIRVLAIVLPFNTAFKLTNAIFRAKERMEYLVLVGQILRPLSYITVVTIALGVGYLLDGVIFGIAVASVLLFGISLHILVNRLGMTPNIWENNEKDIKSFYNYSLPLVLKDVGQLLYKRVDIIMVGILLIESDVGIYKVGWLIAGVITLPLGAFNQIFPPVASRLYSKNNMGELNSVYKRITRWTLTIAIPPALIAVVYGQEILGIFGPEFTKGVLVLALFTTAQLTNCAVGPTGFLLMMTDHQYLSMLNQGALGILNIVLNYIFILRFGLIGAAIATGGVLAFINLLRVWEIWHLESLFPYNSKILKPVAAGIISGVIMYVMSLLLSGYILLISGIVLGCSAFVLLLYTLGIEEEDLTFFKNQIIQ; this is encoded by the coding sequence ATGAACGAGAAAAGTGAAGATGGTATTATAAATTCCTCGCTAGGATCGATAACGCAGGGCGCATCTATTCATTTTATTGGTAAAGTGATTTCAAATATACTTGGGTTTATTCTAAATGCCTTATTGACACGTGGACTGGGAGCAACACAATACGGATTATATGCGTATGGGAATACAATAATCACAATATCTGCCGCTTTAGCGCGGATGGGGTCCGGAAAAGCTGTGCTGAGATTTTTACCCGCTTATGATGATCGTCCTCAGCGACAAAATAAGGTTATAGGATTAGCTTATCTCACAAGCTTCTTATCGGGTATATTTTTAGGAGTCATATTGTACGTTACCGCTCCTTTGATTTCAACACATACACTTAGAAACCCTTTGCTAGTTGATGTCATACGAGTGTTGGCAATTGTACTCCCATTTAACACGGCATTCAAATTAACAAATGCTATATTTAGAGCCAAAGAAAGGATGGAATATCTGGTCTTAGTCGGCCAAATATTAAGACCATTATCTTATATAACAGTTGTTACAATAGCACTTGGTGTAGGTTATTTGCTTGATGGTGTGATTTTCGGGATCGCTGTTGCGTCAGTTTTGCTCTTCGGGATATCACTACATATATTAGTAAATAGACTTGGGATGACCCCAAATATTTGGGAGAATAACGAAAAGGACATTAAAAGTTTCTATAACTATTCGTTGCCATTAGTATTGAAGGATGTAGGGCAACTATTGTATAAAAGAGTTGATATTATAATGGTTGGGATTCTATTAATAGAATCAGATGTTGGAATATATAAAGTAGGATGGTTGATTGCAGGTGTCATAACTCTGCCTCTAGGAGCATTCAATCAAATTTTCCCACCAGTCGCTTCACGACTCTATTCTAAGAATAATATGGGGGAGTTAAATTCTGTATATAAGCGCATTACTCGATGGACACTAACTATTGCTATCCCGCCTGCGCTGATTGCAGTAGTATATGGCCAAGAAATACTCGGGATATTTGGCCCTGAATTCACAAAAGGCGTGCTAGTTTTGGCTCTCTTCACTACCGCTCAACTGACCAACTGTGCCGTTGGTCCTACTGGATTCTTGCTAATGATGACGGATCATCAGTATTTAAGCATGCTAAACCAAGGGGCACTCGGTATTTTGAATATAGTATTGAATTATATATTCATTCTTAGGTTCGGGCTTATTGGGGCAGCGATCGCTACAGGTGGGGTATTAGCATTTATCAACTTATTAAGGGTTTGGGAAATTTGGCATTTGGAATCATTGTTCCCTTATAACAGTAAGATTTTGAAGCCGGTAGCTGCCGGTATCATTTCAGGTGTTATCATGTATGTAATGTCTTTATTACTTAGTGGATATATACTGCTCATCTCTGGAATAGTACTCGGCTGCTCAGCATTCGTACTCTTATTATACACATTAGGTATTGAAGAGGAAGATCTCACGTTCTTCAAGAACCAAATAATTCAATAA